Proteins encoded by one window of Arachis hypogaea cultivar Tifrunner chromosome 1, arahy.Tifrunner.gnm2.J5K5, whole genome shotgun sequence:
- the LOC112795009 gene encoding transcription termination factor MTEF1, chloroplastic codes for MTMTIVPSLHFLLPQNSKPFQIPNFILKTHYAPFNFRPQFSRETNTSPSSTDRGLIFQEKVQYLENLKVNPQKAFQVNPNLRSTPLSTVKSVEQCLSSMGIHRSAMGRILDMLPELLNRDPATDLYPILDFLLNDVGIPYPDVHKSISRCPRLLICSVEEQLKPTLKFLMKLGFTGSNSLTCQNTVLLVSSVEGTLVPKIEFLKSLGLSESEVNCMVVRSPALLTYSVEKNLKPKVEYFLNEMNGNVSELNRFPQYFSFSLEGRIKPRHKVLVENRVKLPLHLMLKGDDGVFYETLINTRLRKLDGR; via the coding sequence ATGACGATGACAATTGTACCCTCCCTTCACTTCTTGCTCCCTCAGAACTCAAAACCCTTCCAAATCCCTAATTTTATCCTGAAAACCCACTACGCCCCTTTTAATTTCAGACCCCAATTTTCCCGGGAAACAAACACCTCTCCTTCCTCCACCGACCGTGGCCTCATTTTCCAGGAGAAAGTTCAGTACCTCGAGAATCTCAAAGTGAACCCACAGAAAGCCTTCCAAGTAAACCCTAACCTCCGATCCACACCACTTTCCACCGTCAAATCCGTCGAGCAATGCCTCTCTTCCATGGGAATCCACCGCTCCGCCATGGGAAGAATCCTCGACATGCTCCCGGAGCTTCTCAACCGAGACCCCGCCACGGACCTCTATCCGATCCTCGATTTCCTCCTCAACGACGTCGGAATCCCTTACCCCGACGTTCACAAATCGATCTCGCGGTGCCCTAGGCTCTTGATCTGCAGCGTGGAGGAGCAATTGAAGCCAACCCTAAAATTCCTGATGAAATTAGGGTTCACCGGTTCGAATTCTCTCACGTGCCAGAACACTGTGCTACTTGTTTCGAGCGTGGAGGGAACGCTCGTTCCGAAGATCGAGTTCTTGAAAAGCTTGGGGCTTTCAGAATCGGAGGTTAATTGCATGGTTGTGAGGTCCCCTGCTTTGTTAACCTACAGTGTAGAGAAGAATTTGAAGCCTAAAGTTGAGTACTTTTTGAATGAGATGAATGGAAACGTTTCGGAGTTGAATCGGTTTCCACAGTATTTTTCATTTAGCTTGGAAGGGAGGATTAAGCCAAGGCATAAGGTGTTGGTTGAGAATAGGGTGAAACTACCTTTACATCTTATGTTGAAGGGTGATGATGGTGTTTTCTATGAGACACTGATTAATACCCGGTTAAGAAAGCTTGATGGAAGGTAG
- the LOC112794968 gene encoding DNA topoisomerase 6 subunit B, producing MDSSESPTETKKTKSKTPRKNKETVLKQKSPAEFFAENKNIAGFDNPGKSLYTTVRELVENSLDSAESISELPVVEITIEEIKKSKFNSMIGLIDCERVDAELYDDYETEKAREKRLAKEARAQEIQAKNAALGKKVKETPASKGIRGRGEASFYRVICKDNGKGMPHDDIPNMFGRVLSGTKYGLKQTRGKFGLGAKMALIWSKMSTGLPIEISSSMRNQSYMSFCRLDIDIHKNIPHVHVHEKRENKERWRGAEIQVVIEGNWTTYRSKILHYMRQMAVITPYAQFLFKFVSDAPEKNVTIRFSRRTDVMPPVPLETKHHPSSVDLLLIKRLIAETSKQNLLQFLQHEFVNISKSHAERLIGEMGPDFSPKMALKSLTPQQLVRIHQLFRQAKFDDPNGHCLSPAGEYNLRLGIIKELHPDMVATYSGSAQVFEGHPFIVEAGVSIGGKNVKQGLNIFRFANRIPLLFEQGADVVTRTALKRINWSSYKINQLQDKIGIFVSIVSTKIPFKGTGKEYIGDDITEIASAVKYSIKQCCVQLKSKIVKKMQAREQQERKRNLSKYIPDATGAVYNVLKDMAETQLHASKKFRYGDDDGELLRKVYENLITKETLSEKLAKHVEQVDYEMALEYATQSGVSEEPRETIYIKPLETENKIIDLHSPFFVFRMFH from the exons ATGGATAGTAGCGAAAGCCCAACCGAAACAAAGAAAACTAAGTCCAAGACACCTCGAAAAAACAAAGAAACCGTTCTCAAGCAAA AATCTCCCGCGGAGTTCTTTGCTGAGAACAAGAACATTGCAGGATTTGATAAT CCAGGAAAATCTCTTTATACTACTGTTAGAGAGCTTGTGGAGAATTCGCTTGACTCAGCAGAATCCATATCAGAGCTTCCGGTGGTTGAGATAACCAT TGAGGAGATAAAGAAAAGCAAATTTAATTCTATGATCGGTCTCATTGACTGCGAGCGTGTTGATGCGGAGTTGTACGATGATTATGAGACTGAGAAGGCCCGTGAG AAACGGTTGGCGAAAGAGGCCCGTGCTCAAGAAATACAAGCAAAGAATGCTGCCCTTGGAAAGAAAGTGAAAGAGACTCCAGCTTCAAAGGGTATAAGGGGCCGAGGCGAGGCTTCATTTTACAGAGTTATATGCAAG GACAATGGAAAAGGAATGCCACATGATGACATCCCGAATATGTTTGGCCGAG TTCTCTCTGGGACAAAATATGGCTTGAAACAGACACGGGGGAAGTTTGGTCTTGGAGCAAAGATG GCATTAATATGGTCTAAAATGAGCACTGGGCTTCCAATTGAGATCTCTTCATCAATGAGAAACCAAAGTTATATGTCATTTTGCAGGCTGGATATTGACATTCATAA GAATATTCCACATGTACATGTACATGAAAAACGAGAGAACAAGGAGCGCTGGCGTGGGGCTGAAATTCAAGTTGTCATTGAGGGGAACTGGACAACATACCGT TCAAAAATATTACATTACATGAGACAAATGGCTGTCATCACCCCTTATGCACAATTTCTATTTAAATTTGTTTCAGATGCTCCTGA AAAGAATGTCACTATAAGGTTTTCTCGAAGAACAGATGTGATGCCTCCTGTTCCCCTGGAGACAAAGCATCATCCATCGTCAGTTGATTTGCTGCTAATTAAACGCCTTATTGCTGAAACTTCAAAGCAGAACCTTTTGCAATTTCTTCAACACGAATTTGTAAATATTAGTAAATCTCATGCTGAAAGATTGATAG GTGAAATGGGCCCAGACTTCAGCCCAAAAATGGCTCTCAAGTCTCTAACTCCACAGCAACTAGTACGCATTCATCAGTTATTTCGTCAAGCCAAGTTTGATGATCCTAACGGCCAT TGTCTTAGCCCTGCTGGTGAGTACAATCTCCGGCTAGGAATAATAAAAGAGCTACACCCAGACATGGTTGCAACTTATTCAGGCAG TGCTCAGGTTTTTGAAGGCCACCCATTCATAGTTGAAGCTGGAGTTAGTATCGGTGGAAAAAATGTCAAGCAA GGTTTGAATATATTTCGATTTGCAAATAGAATTCCACTACTTTTTGAGCAAGGAGCTGATGTTGTCACCAGGACTGCACTGAAGCGAATCAA TTGGAGTAGTTACAAAATCAACCAGCTACAAGACAAGATTGGCATCTTTGTTAGCATTGTGAGCACAAAAATTCCCTTCAAAGGGACTGGAAAAGAATACATTGGAGATGACATAACTGAGATTGCTTCTGCTGTCAAG TATTCCATTAAGCAGTGTTGCGTCCAATTGAAATCCAAGATTGTGAAAAAGATGCAGGCACGTGAGCAGCAGGAGAGGAAACGGAATTTAAGCAA GTACATTCCTGATGCTACTGGGGCAGTATACAATGTTTTGAAAGACATGGCAGAGACACAGTTACATGCATCAAAGAAGTTCCGCTatggagatgatgatggagaactattaagaaaagtatatgaGAATTTGATTACTAAAGAAACGCTCAGTGAAAAACTTGCTAAACATGTTGAACAG GTGGATTATGAAATGGCGTTGGAGTATGCCACACAGAGTGGAGTGAGCGAGGAACCAAGagaaacaatatatataaaaccATTGGAAACTGAGAATAAGATTATTGATTTACATTCTCCATTCTTTGTTTTTAGAATGTTTCATTAG
- the LOC112794984 gene encoding probable receptor-like protein kinase At2g42960 — MSGNHSLKVELSKTTALLGLRLWVLIGIGVGAFIVLILCVLPVWVTFRRKSRRSLDKIPMSQIPNVSKDIKVDKVGVLNCHDQAESVYIPVHDKASDNNNSEKLLVHLGMSKSSDADNISQCSSIFHHERGFSSMSGEEGSSSTFKKKSALGMVTASPLIGLPEVSHLGWGHWFTLRDLELATNRFSAENVIGEGGYGVVYRGRLINGSEVAVKRLLNNLGQAEKEFRVEVEAIGHVRHKNLVRLLGYCIEGVHRLLVYEYVNNGNLEQWLHGAMSQHGILTWEARMKVILGTAKALAYLHEAIEPKVVHRDIKSSNILIDSEFNAKVSDFGLAKLLDSGESHITTRVMGTFGYVAPEYANTGMLNERSDIYSFGVVLLEVVTGRDPVDYSRSANEVNLVEWLKIMVGTRRAEEVVDSSLEVKPSMRVLKRALLVALRCVDPDADKRPKMSQVVRMLEADEYPFRQDRRTRKSRTGSMEIESVKDNSGPSDAEMVKGPESNVLETSQQ, encoded by the exons ATGTCTGGCAACCATTCTTTAAAGGTTGAATTGTCGAAGACGACGGCATTATTGGGTTTGAGGCTGTGGGTTTTGATTGGGATAGGTGTTGGTGCATTCATAGTTCTAATTCTTTGTGTATTACCCGTATGGGTGACATTTCGGAGAAAGTCGAGGAGATCTCTGGACAAGATCCCCATGTCTCAAATTCCAAATGTCTCGAAAGATATCAAGGTTGACAAGGTTGGGGTGCTGAATTGTCATGATCAAGCTGAGAGTGTATATATTCCTGTTCATGACAAGGCAAGTGATAATAATAATTCAGAAAAGTTGTTAGTTCATTTGGGAATGAGCAAATCCAGTGATGCAGATAATATCAGCCAATGCAGCTCGATTTTTCATCACGAGAGAGGGTTTAGTTCGATGTCCGGTGAAGAAGGAAGCTCCAGCACATTTAAGAAGAAGTCTGCATTGGGGATGGTAACTGCATCACCTCTAATTGGTTTGCCCGAGGTTTCTCATCTTGGATGGGGCCACTGGTTCACCCTTAGAGATCTTGAACTTGCAACCAATCGTTTCTCGGCTGAGAATGTGATTGGTGAGGGTGGATATGGAGTTGTTTACAGGGGAAGGCTAATCAATGGGTCTGAGGTGGCAGTGAAGAGACTTCTTAACAACTT gggacaagcagagaaaGAATTCAGGGTTGAAGTGGAAGCTATAGGCCATGTTAGACATAAAAATCTTGTGCGGTTGCTTGGATATTGCATAGAAGGAGTACACAG GTTGTTAGTGTATGAATATGTGAACAATGGTAATTTAGAACAATGGTTACATGGAGCTATGAGTCAACATGGAATACTTACCTGGGAAGCTCGTATGAAGGTTATACTCGGCACAGCCAAAGC GCTTGCTTATTTACACGAAGCAATCGAACCAAAAGTTGTTCACCGGGATATAAAGTCTAGCAACATATTGATTGATAGTGAGTTCAATGCGAAGGTTTCTGATTTTGGTTTGGCCAAACTTTTGGACTCCGGGGAAAGTCACATAACTACTAGAGTAATGGGAACATTCGG TTATGTGGCACCAGAATATGCTAATACTGGCATGTTAAATGAAAGAAGCGACATTTACAGCTTCGGTGTTGTCTTGCTAGAAGTGGTTACCGGAAGGGACCCGGTTGACTATTCCCGTTCCGCGAATGAG GTGAATCTTGTTGAGTGGCTCAAGATCATGGTGGGAACAAGGAGGGCCGAGGAAGTTGTGGACTCTAGCCTCGAAGTGAAACCATCGATGCGTGTCCTAAAGCGTGCCCTTCTGGTCGCACTTAGGTGTGTCGATCCTGATGCCGACAAGAGACCCAAAATGAGTCAGGTTGTGAGGATGCTTGAAGCAGACGAGTATCCGTTCCGACAG GATCGAAGAACTAGAAAGAGCCGCACCGGCAGTATGGAAATCGAATCTGTGAAGGATAATTCCGGTCCATCGGATGCCGAAATGGTGAAGGGTCCTGAAAGCAATGTGCTTGAGACATCCCAACAATAG
- the LOC112794952 gene encoding uncharacterized protein: MGSESRNGDGYGGGEAALPAAVKKIVQSVKEILNFCSEQEIYAVLRECDMDPNRAVERLLAQDTFHEVRSKRERRKEGKEALDSRTKGSNGGLGRAGKTGNGSDRSVTNNEFTHLTYNGHVKPVNKEDVGSIGTTVTSSTNHVVGRGSRSDSFSADTGSSSLGTSDSISVFAQVSSGLQTSLLGVSKAHLTMADIVRMGRTSQNVSHDDCTASGVSASGNSETMLNLDSQSHSEQQPFHDKWHVNEQPTTSSSQAPTVFASLNANGPSKQSSLCDTVVSVCRNSELDSSQGAWGDCASDDVMCSKTKLESHSNSNSKDTCSSDLHHSQGHEDVLLAASDFKGLSIRESKLEMPLSGDNPTVVLPNDVHLQALADTCSHLSFGKFNASSNTASSVIPTPNLPRNGLEEKSAAIDSSLVQFSDASSVQHGGKQLEFEAVRGSTGDKNDNFLSSPQQELLRHIIPEETFGHEYNVVASVSDPNWQNSRWVTPSLPLKQPGLQSGSHYNFPREMLDESNSIPGDMFKFIGSQSQPGGYNSSLLSTSNNTNSISGLNESNLIPGDMLALPRSEQPVRYNSSMLSLSNTPNSISDVMEPGMFDLPKRSALSHEPMVQSSVQFQQFPNMEGYSSLPRDQLYITAINSQQPFSGNPRYNQSALDMKYNLHQDRNELLMNRLPPAAARETYAYGNHGSSFYGPRNVLPNSSLGYAMPQSNIDEILPSQYGNGGRNISSIQQNGSLSHLDYGAAPRASFRPERTEYNFMRRQQQQNLAPVSQYVNPGYSDPYHSQKQVAEELQQAGGLQGLSPQQLQQLWRYIH, translated from the exons ATGGGGAGCGAGAGCAGGAACGGTGACGGTTACGGCGGTGGAGAGGCGGCGCTGCCGGCGGCGGTAAAGAAGATTGTGCAGAGTGTGAAGGAGATTTTGAACTTTTGCTCCGAGCAAGAGATCTACGCTGTGCTTAGGGAATGTGACATGGACCCTAACCGCGCCGTCGAAAGGCTTCTAGctcaag ATACTTTTCATGAGGTTAGAAGCAAAcgtgaaagaagaaaagag GGAAAGGAGGCATTGGATTCAAGGACAAAGGGTAGTAATGGTGGGCTGGGTCGGGCAGGCAAAACCGGCAATGGCAGTGATCGTAGTGTTACCAATAATGAGTTTACACATTTGACTTATAATG GACACGTCAAACCTGTTAACAAGGAAGATGTTGGGTCTATTGGTACGACAGTTACGTCATCCACAAATCATGTCGTGGGAAGAGGTTCTAGAAG CGATTCTTTTAGTGCTGATACTGGAAGTTCGTCATTGGGAACAAGCGATTCCATATCAGTTTTTGCCCAAGTTTCTTCAGGACTTCAAACCTCACTGCTAGGAGTGAGCAAAGCACATCTTACTATGGCAGACATTGTAAGAATGGGTAGAACATCCCAAAATGTTTCACATGACGATTGTACTGCCTCAGGAGTTTCTGCATCTGGAAATTCAGAGACAATGCTAAATCTGGACAGTCAAAGTCATTCTGAGCAGCAACCTTTTCATGACAAGTGGCATGTAAATGAACAGCCAACTACCAGCAGTTCTCAAGCACCAACCGTATTTGCCTCTTTAAATGCTAATGGGCCTTCTAAGCAGAGTAGCTTGTGTGATACAGTAGTTAGTGTGTGCAGGAATTCTGAATTAGATTCATCCCAAGGTGCATGGGGGGATTGTGCTAGTGATGATGTTATGTGCAGCAAAACTAAACTAGAATCTCATTCAAACTCTAACTCAAAAGATACTTGTTCCTCTGATTTACATCATTCTCAGGGGCATGAAG ATGTGTTATTGGCAGCTTCAGATTTCAAGGGGCTAAGCATAAGAGAATCCAAATTGGAAATGCCATTATCTGGAGATAATCCTACGGTGGTTCTTCCAAATGATGTACATTTACAAGCTTTGGCTGATACATGCTCACATTTGAGTTTTGGAAAATTTAATGCCAGCAGTAATACTGCATCTTCTGTGATTCCTACACCTAATCTTCCTAGAAATGGATTGGAAGAGAAGTCTGCAGCTATTGATAGTTCCTTGGTTCAGTTCTCAGACGCCAG TTCTGTACAACATGGTGGTAAGCAACTTGAATTTGAGGCTGTTAGAGGATCAACAGGTGATAAGAATGATAACTTCCTTTCATCTCCTCAGCAAGAGCTTCTGAGGCATATTATTCCAGAGGAAACTTTTGGGCATGAATACAACGTGGTGGCATCTGTATCAGATCCCAATTGGCAAAATTCTCGCTGGGTGACTCCTTCCTTGCCTTTGAAGCAGCCAGGCTTGCAGAGTGGAAGTCATTATAATTTTCCAAGAGAAATG CTTGATGAATCAAATTCGATTCCTGGTGATATGTTCAAATTCATTGGGTCACAATCACAACCTGGAGGATACAATAGTTCATTGTTGTCTACAAGCAATAATACCAATTCCATATCTGGG CTTAATGAATCAAATTTGATTCCTGGTGATATGTTGGCATTACCAAGATCTGAACAACCTGTACGATACAACAGCTCAATGTTGTCCCTAAGCAATACTCCCAACTCCATATCTGAT GTCATGGAACCTGGCATGTTCGATCTACCTAAAAGATCTGCACTTTCCCACGAACCTATGGTGCAATCCTCAGTACAGTTCCAGCAATTCCCCAACATGGAAGGATATTCTTCATTGCCCCGTGATCAATTATATATAACAGCCATCAATTCACAGCAACCATTTTCAGGCAATCCTCGATATAACCAATCTGCTTTGGACATGAAGTACAACCTTCATCAAGACAGAAATGAACTACTAATGAATAGATTGCCTCCTGCCGCTGCCAGAGAAACCTATGCTTATGGAAATCATGGCTCTTCCTTTTATGGTCCTAGAAATGTTTTGCCAAATTCATCTCTTGGTTATGCAATGCCTCAGAGTAACATAGATGAGATTTTACCTTCTCAATATGGCAACGGTGGGCGTAACATTAGCTCTATTCAACAG AACGGTAGCTTATCTCACTTGGATTATGGGGCCGCGCCAAGAGCTTCATTTCGCCCCGAGAGGACCGAGTATAACTTCATGAGGCGGCAGCAGCAGCAAAATTTGGCGCCAGTGTCTCAATATGTAAATCCCGGATATTCTGACCCTTATCATTCTCAGAAACAGGTTGCGGAAGAACTTCAGCAGGCAGGTGGTTTACAAGGTTTGTCACCCCAGCAATTGCAGCAACTATGGAGATACATTCACTAA